Proteins encoded by one window of Juglans regia cultivar Chandler chromosome 15, Walnut 2.0, whole genome shotgun sequence:
- the LOC109008828 gene encoding probable protein phosphatase 2C 72: MGICSSVASLSIHDAECGHENAIFIQGNNVSNGLGSLYSRQGSKGLNQDAAILYQGYGVEDGALCGVFDGHGKNGQVVSELVCNHLPSLLLSQKNALSKVNFYMWKEACVSAFKLMDKVIELQVILDSSCSGTTAVVAIRQGQDLVIANLGDSRAVLGTLTKNGVEAVQLTRDLKPGLPSEAERIRNCNGRVAALNHEPHIQRVWLPHDDTPGLAMSRAFGDFILKDHGIIAIPDIKYHRLTPDDQFIILATDGVWDVLSNDQVASIVWEAESEQEAARLVVEAATTAWKNKSPTAKVDDCSVVCLFLQKKHHVVAVDT; this comes from the exons ATGGGAATCTGCTCATCAGTTGCATCCCTGAGTATTCATGATGCTGAGTGTGGCCATGAAAATGCTATATTCATCCAAGGAAATAATGTTTCTAATGGTCTTGGTTCTCTTTACTCTAGGCAAGGTAGCAAAGGACTAAACCAAGATGCAGCTATTCTTTACCAG gGCTATGGAGTGGAAGATGGAGCTCTGTGTGGTGTTTTTGATGGGCATGGGAAGAATGGTCAAGTAGTGAGCGAGCTTGTATGTAACCATCTGCCTTCACTCTTACTTAGCCAAAAGAATGCTCTCTCAAAGGTTAATTTTTATATGTGGAAAGAGGCTTGTGTCAGTGCCTTCAAGTTGATGGACAAGGTTATAGAGCTTCAAGTGATTTTGGACAGCTCTTGTAGTGGAACCACTGCTGTTGTTGCCATAAGACAG GGCCAAGATCTTGTTATAGCTAACCTTGGGGACTCAAGGGCTGTTTTAGGGACACTTACCAAGAATGGGGTCGAGGCTGTTCAGTTAACCAGAGACTTAAAGCCAGGCTTGCCTT CTGAAGCAGAAAGAATAAGGAACTGCAATGGCCGGGTGGCTGCACTAAACCATGAACCGCACATTCAACGGGTATGGCTGCCCCATGATGACACTCCAGGCCTTGCCATGTCACGAGCTTTCGGAGACTTCATTCTCAAAGACCATGGCATCATTGCCATCCCGGATATCAAGTATCACCGCCTAACTCCCGACGACCAATTCATCATTCTTGCAACTGATGGG GTTTGGGATGTTCTAAGTAATGATCAAGTTGCATCCATTGTGTGGGAAGCAGAGAGTGAACAAGAAGCAGCAAGACTGGTGGTGGAGGCAGCTACCACTGCATGGAAAAATAAGTCTCCTACTGCAAAAGTAGATGACTGCAGTGTGGTTTGCCTCTTTTTGCAAAAGAAACATCATGTTGTGGCAGTGGACACTTGA
- the LOC109008852 gene encoding vacuolar-processing enzyme-like: MNRIVVVLFFLGLYAYGSASAGRDLPGDHLRLPSEASRFFGRVGGAVDDKDDDSSGIRWAVLIAGSNGYWNYRHQADICHAYQLLRQGGLKDENIVVFMYDDIAFNEENPRPGVIINSPHGHDVYDGVPTDYTGENVTVDNFFAVLLGNRTALTGGSGKVVDSGPNDHIFVYYSDHGGPGVLGMPTSPYLYAEDLIEVLKKKHASGTYKSLVFYLEACESGSIFEGLLPEGLNIYATTAANAEESSWGTYCPGDYPGPPPEYGTCLGDLYSVAWMEDSDIHNMRTETLHQQYELVKTRTASENYAYGSHVMQYGDIDLSKNNLFMYIGTNPANDNYTYIDENFLRPSKKAINQRDADLVHFWDKYRKAPEGSPRKVEAQKEFVEAMSHRMHLDDSVKLIGKLLFGIEKGPKVLNNVRPAGQPLVDDWGCLKTLVRTFETHCGSLSQYGMKHMRAFANICNAGILKEQMADASAQACASFPSGPWSSLHKGFSA, encoded by the exons ATGAATCGCATTGTCGTCGTCCTCTTCTTCCTTGGCCTCTACGCCTACGGTTCGGCCTCGGCGGGTAGGGACCTGCCTGGAGACCATCTCCGATTGCCCTCTGAAGCTTCGAGATTCTTCGGCAGAGTTGGTGGTGCCGTTGATGATAAAGACGACGACTCATCAGGGATCCGATGGGCGGTTCTGATTGCCGGCTCCAATGGTTACTGGAATTACAGGCATCAG GCTGATATTTGTCATGCCTATCAACTCCTGAGGCAAGGTGGTTTGAAAGATGAAAACATTGTTGTTTTCATGTATGATGACATTGCTTTCAATGAAGAGAACCCTAGGCCTGGAGTTATCATTAACAGCCCACATGGCCATGACGTGTACGACGGAGTACCAACG GATTATACTGGGGAAAATGTTACTGTTGACAACTTTTTTGCAGTTCTCCTTGGAAATAGAACTGCTCTTACAGGGGGCAGTGGGAAGGTTGTGGATAGTGGTCCTAATGatcatatttttgtatattatagtGATCATGGGGGTCCTGGTGTGCTTG GGATGCCTACCAGTCCTTACCTCTATGCTGAAGATCTGATTGAAGTCCTGAAGAAGAAGCATGCTTCAGGGACCTATAAAAGTTTG GTATTTTATCTTGAAGCTTGCGAGTCTGGTAGCATATTTGAGGGCCTCCTTCCTGAAGGTTTGAACATCTATGCAACTACAGCAGCAAATGCAGAAGAGAGCAGCTGGGGAACTTATTGCCCTGGAGATTATCCTGGTCCCCCACCTGAGTATGGAACCTGCTTGGGGGACTTGTATAGTGTTGCTTGGATGGAAGACAG TGACATTCACAATATGCGGACAGAAACCTTGCACCAGCAGTATGAACTG GTCAAAACAAGGACTGCTAGTGAAAATTATGCTTACGGCTCTCATGTCATGCAATATGGTGACATAGATCTTAGCAAGAACAATCTCTTCATGTATATCGGTACAAATCCTGCAAATGACAACTACACTTACATTGATGAAAACTTTTTGAGGCCATCTAAGAAGGCGATCAACCAGCGGGATGCCGATCTTGTCCATTTCTGGGATAAG TACCGCAAGGCTCCAGAAGGCTCTCCCAGGAAAGTTGAAGCTCAGAAGGAGTTTGTTGAAGCTATGTCACATAGGATGCATTTAGATGACAGCGTCAAACTTATCGGGAAGCTACTATTTGGAATTGAGAAAGGTCCAAAGGTTCTCAACAATGTTCGACCTGCTGGGCAACCTCTTGTTGATGACTGGGGCTGCCTTAAGACTCTG GTGCGGACTTTTGAGACACATTGCGGATCACTATCTCAGTACGGGATGAAACACATGCGGGCCTTTGCAAACATTTGTAATGCTGGGATTCTGAAGGAGCAGATGGCTGATGCATCAGCTCAGGCTTGTGCCTCCTTTCCTTCTGGGCCCTGGAGCTCTCTGCACAAGGGATTCAGTGCATGA
- the LOC109008853 gene encoding uncharacterized protein LOC109008853 → MEEVDGEGSGGSIRYTLKPTRISNEDILFCIDADAESLVEMKATGPNGRPLTRLESVKQAILLFVNAKLSINPDHRFAFSFLAKSPSWLKKDFSSEVEFANHALQLLSATSSCGPADLTNLFRVAAHEAKKSRAQNRILRVILIYCRSSAKPQHQWPVNQKLFTLDVIYLHDKPGPDNCPQDVYDALVDALEHVTEYKGYIHESGTGLVRVLFRHMCMLLAHPQQRCQQEYLDIPKPLTKKLPASDLIPGEDNIPVSSQ, encoded by the exons atggaggaagTGGATGGAGAGGGTTCAGGAGGAAGCATCAGATACACACTGAAGCCGACGCGTATAAGCAACGAGGACATATTGTTTTGCATAGATGCGGACGCGGAATCCCTGGTGGAGATGAAAGCCACGGGCCCAAATGGTCGTCCGCTTACCAGATTGGAGTCCGTCAAGCAAGCTATCCTTCTCTTCGTCAACGCCAAGCTCTCCATTAACCCCGACCACCGATTCGCCTTCTCCTTTCTCGCCAAATCCCCTTCTTGG CTTAAGAAAGATTTTAGCAGTGAAGTTGAGTTCGCAAATCATGCGCTTCAGTTACTGTCAGCAACTTCATCTTGTGGTCCTGCAGATCTCACCAATCTTTTCCGGGTAGCAGCTCATGAAGCCAAGAAATCCCGTGCTCAGAATCGGATTTTGAGAGTG ATTCTGATCTACTGCAGATCATCTGCAAAACCACAACATCAATGGCCTGTAAACCAGAAACTCTTTACTTTAGATGTTATTTACCTCCATGACAAGCCTGGACCTGACAACTGCCCCCAGGATGTCTATGATGCACTTGTGGACGCCCTTGAGCACGTTACTGAATACAAGGGCTACATTCATGAGAGCGGAACAGGGCTAGTGCGTGTGCTCTTCCGTCACATGTGTATGCTGTTAGCACATCCTCAGCAGCGGTGCCAACAAGAGTACCTTGACATACCCAAGCCCCTTACAAAGAAGTTGCCTGCATCAGACTTGATACCTGGTGAAGATAACATTCCTGTCTCCAGCCAATGA
- the LOC109008802 gene encoding probable protein phosphatase 2C 61, translating to MFMYPNVKPGLPSEAERIRNCNGRVAALNHEPHIQRVWLPHDDTPGLAMSRAFGDFILKDHGIIAIPDIKYHRLTPDDQFIILATDGVWDVVSNDQVASIVWEAESEQEAARLVVEAATTAWKNKSPTAKVDDCSVVCLFLQKKHHVVAVDT from the exons atgtttatgtatccaaacgtaAAGCCAGGCTTGCCTT CTGAAGCAGAAAGAATAAGGAACTGCAATGGCCGGGTGGCTGCACTAAACCATGAACCGCACATTCAACGGGTATGGCTGCCCCATGATGACACTCCAGGCCTTGCCATGTCACGAGCTTTTGGAGACTTCATTCTCAAAGACCATGGCATCATTGCCATCCCGGATATCAAGTATCACCGCCTAACTCCCGACGACCAATTCATCATTCTTGCAACTGATGGG GTTTGGGATGTTGTGAGTAATGATCAAGTTGCATCCATTGTGTGGGAAGCAGAGAGTGAACAAGAAGCAGCAAGACTGGTGGTGGAGGCAGCTACCACTGCATGGAAAAATAAGTCTCCTACTGCAAAAGTAGACGACTGCAGTGTGGTTTGCCTCTTTTTGCAAAAGAAACATCATGTTGTGGCAGTGGACACTTGA